One segment of Clavelina lepadiformis chromosome 2, kaClaLepa1.1, whole genome shotgun sequence DNA contains the following:
- the LOC143446043 gene encoding guanine nucleotide exchange factor MSS4-like codes for MAEALVKKNPGKILCEKCGSVILLENAAVWTEVPDGIFLPAMKTTDGEGAKGYEFWTVSDMFAFENVGFCNTVENIKYLACADCEIGPIGAHILSDKKTFYVSPLRVKHDVPSDGTDTVDDAQPAPCAE; via the coding sequence ATGGCGGAAGCACTAGTTAAGAAAAATCCTGGAAAGATTTTATGTGAAAAATGTGGGTCTGTTATACTTCTAGAAAATGCTGCCGTATGGACTGAAGTCCCAGATGGAATTTTCTTGCCAGCAATGAAAACAACGGATGGAGAAGGTGCAAAGGGATATGAATTCTGGACAGTGTCGGACATGTTCGCATTTGAAAATGTTGGCTTTTGTAATACTGTGGAGAACATTAAATACCTTGCTTGTGCTGATTGTGAGATTGGCCCAATTGGAGCACACATTTTAAGTGATAAAAAGACATTTTATGTGTCCCCACTTCGTGTTAAACACGATGTGCCAAGTGATGGCACAGACACAGTGGATGATGCACAACCTGCTCCTTGTGCAGAGTGA
- the LOC143446042 gene encoding uncharacterized protein LOC143446042: MDNTMQTERNCEKEEESNTEDNVLSANNVAGTSTTNSQHMEIEPFVPQDVPAQEILPGVCGLYNLGNTCYMNSALQCLLHNEYLKEYFLFYMKNLRTSDGLLHEFMELYKKLWEGKWSSVVPKQFKKELSLVHTQFDGYGQHDGQEFLALFLSSLHQEFKKEDYSDGTDDVPENNSCKMLIEEKNLTRKRAGSNLCDNVPNNKRVDSSPMSSKEYLTLTSIIGKEKKTANVNVLSSEVECDEEITTDHSNKFPQVARININNDMLTQHLNVNNQNTSAKASSNGVHFIEQIKDLNLKQLKSPSNKETNVIADIKRHAEKDSCEADCHKKEIYIDAIIKDNCVNEKPSENTLTMHKSPLPFSIRTALPCFENGETLSSLLQTKPLVMNNLEKDDAGLSALFAPLKPSLSFDDDAVCSSSLIPPPDTVEAKRLKPRKIFSLKRASNSLPSFKETLPESRVFALPSCSNSNNLALDDGDRSCGLHMNIDLKGLLGASFNNNLSAMPDQNNYKNALSKPTKSDDFCEEIASNIRGDICASSKSSKLSPADQMWNKYILKNHSVIVDTFQGQLESTVLCCKCNHQSKTYEPFMYLSVPIPHALQSSFEVRLLPLDGQSANLSVFAPKLGRVQDLRDALANQLKSLSKNFDLSHYSICEVKGFNIYKVLENASMLKGVNTTTRNLQAIEVLNCVGGNDGESESVMDGAWNSCCICLEDLSDAELLHHNSDSCSILICHGCLQTSTEHYGLNNFSCPICHINCNPADDFVVLASAAQSREVVVSVSFLYSGTDETKFLAQSRLIKTSTIITCKNLHDAIKQVFPKVLIELNDFNLICCTLDGLMCSRCEITKGCSGCLLMDIENDEIILHPGDNIGVRFAQDLFDYTPMSYSPVVTTNETILNLETCLKAYTENELLDDSNPWFCPTCGCHQMAEKRLRICRWPRTLIVYLKRFLYHSKTAVKVDDEVLFPLESFSPGPLSGTDLTHNKLYDLSSFVSHYGGVYSGHYTSCCKHPDTGKWHLYNDDNVEEHGPSSKDSSSAYVLFYKEQMPNIQKNYLYD; this comes from the exons ATGGATAATACTATG CAAACTGAGCGAAATTGTGAAAAGGAGGAAGAATCAAATACTGAAGACAATGTTCTTAGTGCCAACAATGTTGCTGGAACCAGCACTACAAATTCTCAACACATGGAAATTGAACCGTTTGTTCCCCAAG ATGTTCCTGCTCAAGAAATTTTGCCTGGTGTTTGTGGTCTTTATAATCTTGGTAACACCTGTTACATGAACAGTGCCCTGCAGTGTTTATTACATAATGAATACCTCAAAGAATACTTTCTtttttatatgaaaaatttaag AACCAGTGATGGTCTTTTGCACGAATTTATGGAACTTTACAAGAAGTTGTGGGAAGGAAAGTGGTCTTCAGTCGTCccaaaacaattcaaaaagGAATTGAGCTTGGTGCACACTCAGTTTGATGGATATGGACAG CATGACGGCCAAGAGTTTCTCGCTCTTTTTCTAAGTTCTTTGCATCAAGAGTTTAAGAAAGAAGATTATTCAGATGGTACTGATGATGTCCCAGAAAACAACTCTTGCAAGATGTTGATAGAGGAGAAGAA TTTAACAAGAAAGCGTGCTGGAAGTAATTTATGTGACAATGTGCCTAACAACAAGCGAGTCGACTCATCCCCGATGAGCAGCAAAGAGTATCTCACGCTCACTTCTATAATAG GAAAAGAGAAAAAGACGGCAAATGTTAACGTTCTCAGCAGTGAAGTGGAATGCGATGAAGAGATAACAACCGATCATAGTAATAAATTCCCACAAGTTGCAAGAATCAACATCAATAACGATATGTTGACACAACACTTGAATGTGAATAATCAAAACACAAGTGCAAAAGCGTCTTCAAATGG GGTTCATTTCATTGAACAAATAAAAGACTTGAATTTAAAGCAGTTAAAGTCACCAagtaacaaagaaacaaatgtGATAGCAGACATCAAACGACACG ctGAGAAAGATTCCTGTGAAGCAGATTGTCATAAGAAAGAGATTTATATTGATGCAATCATCAAAGATAACTGTGTAAATGAGAAACCATCTGAAAATACTTTGACTATGCATAAAAGTCCTTTGCCCTTTTCTATACGCACGGCGTTGCCGTGTTTTGAAAATGGTGAAACTCTTTCCTCTTTGTTGCAAACGAAGCCACTTGTGATGAATAATTTAGAAAAAGATGATGCTGGTTTATCAGCGCTTTTTGCTCCCTTGAAACCATCCCTATCATTTGATGATGATGCTGTTTGCAGCAGCTCCTTAATTCCACCTCCAGATACTGTGGAGGCAAAAAGGCTAAAACCCAGAAAGATTTTTTCTCTTAAAAGAGCTTCTAATTCTTTACCTTCCTTCAAAGAAACTTTACCTGAAAGCAGGGTGTTTGCTCTACCTAGTTGCTCGAATTCAAATAATTTAGCATTGGATGATGGCGATAGGAGCTGTGGACTGCATATGAACATTGACCTCAAAG GTTTACTTGGAGCCAGTTTCAATAACAACCTATCTGCTATGCCAGAccaaaataattataaaaatgcACTTAGCAAACCCACTAAATCTGATGACTTTTGTGAAGAAATTGCAAGCAATATAAg AGGTGACATATGCGCCAGCTCTAAAAGCTCAAAGCTATCCCCAGCTGACCAAATGTGGAATAAATACATCCTCAAAAACCATTCA GTTATAGTTGACACGTTTCAAGGTCAACTAGAAAGCACAGTGCTTTGTTGTAAGTGTAATCACCAGTCCAAAACTTATGAACCTTTTATGTATTTATCGGTTCCCATTCCGCATGCCTTGCAGTCGTCATTTG AGGTTCGCTTGCTTCCACTTGATGGGCAATCGGCTAATCTTTCTGTTTTTGCTCCAAAGCTTGGACGAGTGCAAGATTTGCGTGATGCGTTGGCAAATCAACTAAAGTCTTTGTCAAAGAACTTCGATTTATCCCATTACAGCATATGTGAAGTCAAAGGATTTAACatttataaagttttg GAAAATGCATCCATGCTGAAAGGAGTAAACACAACCACCAGAAACTTGCAGGCGATAGAAGTTTTAAACTGTGTTGGTGGCAATGATGGCGAAAGTGAAT CTGTTATGGATGGAGCATGGAACAGTTGTTGTATTTGCTTAGAAGATTTGTCTGATGCTGAGTTACTCCACCATAATTCAGATTCCTGTTCTATACTCATTTGTCATGGTTGCCTGCAG ACGTCCACTGAGCATTATGGTCTCAACAACTTTTCGTGTCCCATATGCCACATCAATTGCAACCCTGCTGATGACTTTGTTGTGCTTGCAAGTGCTGCCCAAAGCCG GGAAGTAGTAGTGTCTGTAAGTTTTCTATATTCTGGCACTGATGAAACTAAGTTTCTGGCGCAGTCGCGATTGATCAAGACATCTACTATCATAACATGCAAAAACCTACATGATGCAATAAAACAG gtttttccAAAGGTTTTAATTGAGCTGAATGATTTTAACCTTATTTGTTGTACACTTGATGGTTTGATGTGCTCAAGATGTGAAATCACAAAAGGCTGCAGTGGATGTCTTTTAATGGATATTGAGAACGATGAAATTATTCTTCATCCTGGAGATAACATTGGTGTCAG GTTTGCTCAAGATCTTTTTGACTATACACCAATGTCGTATTCGCCTGTGGTGACGACAAATGAAACTATCCTAAACTTGGAAACTTGCTTGAAAGCATACACGGAAAACGAA CTCTTGGATGATAGTAACCCTTGGTTTTGTCCAACCTGTGGATGTCATCAAATGGCTGAAAAAAGATTAAGGATCTGCAGATGGCCAAGGACACTTATTGTATATTTAAAGCGTTTTCTGTATCACAGTAAAACTGCAGTGAAAGTAGACGATGAG GTTTTATTTCCTTTGGAGTCTTTCAGTCCAGGACCACTCAGTGGAACTGATCTTACGCATAACAAACTATATGACCTCAGCTCGTTTGTATCTCATTACGGAG GGGTATACTCTGGTCATTACACGTCCTGCTGCAAGCATCCGGACACGGGAAAGTGGCATCTTTATAATGATGACAATGTTGAAGAACATGGTCCTTCATCCAAAGACTCATCCAGTGCTTATGTCTTGTTTTACAAGGAACAAATGCCTAACATTCAGAAAAATTACTTGTACGATTGA